A part of Anabas testudineus chromosome 9, fAnaTes1.2, whole genome shotgun sequence genomic DNA contains:
- the tmem175 gene encoding endosomal/lysosomal potassium channel TMEM175, producing MGDNDDGDIIEHHVEEEMEKKGSRSHAGSSSFLESVSPSEGEGHSGTQSSHRLLAYSDALISIIATVMILPVAHTKVQDDEELRESVQALLATKIAVYLMTFLIVTVAWAAHIRLFQVVVRIDDCLALLNLACMMLITFLPYTFSLMATFPDNILGILLFCGCVMVIGVIQSLMVLYAFSRPFLLNEQIQISENQTFYKHHILKVIMRVPLMCFLASIASLIVFQLSYALLAIVIFLPYISQFLKWCRSKAMGQVEESPDSMLYYTYLPNEPLSKDRVEAFSDGVYAIVATLLILDICEDNIPDPAVVETQFGGRLIPALLVYGPEYLAYFGSFATVGLLWFVHHSLFLHVTKATRLMGLLNTFSLAFVGGLPLAYQLTHEFPRNSQNELEAIQISCVIIFFAGIFQLAIWVVALYSEQETLHPYVRYGGREHVFMLAKLALYPCVALGTFFLTCILSKFSASIFHLMEITVPFAFLVLRLLVRVGLALLRLIFCPDRPDPRTVVEEEEDETRVPFNTLVTELS from the exons ATGGGGGACAACGACGACGGCGACATCATAGAGCACCACGtcgaggaggagatggagaagaaggGGTCGAGGAGCCACGCCGGGTCCTCGTCGTTCCTGGAGAGCGTCAGTCCGTCCGAGGGAGAGGGCCACAGCGGCACCCAGTCCTCCCACCGCCTGCTGGCCTACAGCGATGCCCTCATCTCCATCATCGCCACCGTCATG ATTTTACCTGTGGCTCACACCAAAGTCCAGGACGATGAG GAGCTGAGGGAGAGCGTTCAAGCGTTGCTGGCAACAAAGATTGCTGTTTACTTAATGACATTCCTCATCGTGACGGTTGCCTGGGCTGCTCACATCAG GTTGTTTCAGGTGGTTGTGCGGATTGACGATTGCCTCGCCTTGTTGAATCTT GCCTGCATGATGCTGATAACCTTTCTGCCGTACACA TTTTCCCTGATGGCGACTTTCCCCGACAACATCCTCGGGATTTTACTCTTCTGTGGCTGTGTGATGGTGATTGGCGTCATCCAG TCGCTGATGGTGTTGTACGCCTTCAGTCGCCCCTTCCTGCTGAATGAACAAATCCAGATCTCAGAGAACCAGACCTTCTACAAACACCACATCCTCAAAGTCATCATGAGAGTCCCCCTCATGTGCTTCTTGGCCAGCATCGCCTCGCTCATCGTCTTCCAGCTT TCGTATGCTCTTTTAGCCATCGTCATCTTCCTGCCCTACATCTCCCAGTTTCTGAAGTGGTGTCGCAGCAAAGCCATGG GTCAGGTGGAGGAGAGTCCAGACTCCATGCTGTATTACACCTACCTGCCCAACGAGCCGCTCAGCAAAGACCGAGTGGAGGCTTTCAGTGATGGAGTCTACGCCATCGTAGCAACTCTTCTCATCTTGGACATATG TGAGGACAATATTCCAGACCCAGCAGTCGTAGAGACCCAGTTTGGTGGAAGGCTGATCCCTGCCCTGCTGGTCTACGGTCCAGAGTACCTCGCTTACTTCGGCTCATTCGCCACCGTCGGCCTTCTCTGGTTTGTCCAccactctctcttcctccacgTGACCAAGGCGACGCGCCTCATGGGCCTGCTGAACACCTTCTCTCTGGCATTCGTCGGAGGTTTGCCTCTAGCCTACCAGCTAACGCACGAGTTCCCGCGCAACTCTCAGAACGAGCTGGAAGCCATTCAGATCAGCTGCGTGATCATTTTCTTCGCAGGTATATTTCAGCTCGCCATTTGGGTGGTGGCTCTGTACAGTGAACAGGAAACACTGCACCCTTATGTACGGTATGGCGGGCGTGAGCACGTGTTCATGCTCGCCAAACTAGCTTTGTACCCCTGTGTAGCTCTAGGGACGTTTTTCCTCACGTGCATTTTGAGTAAATTTAGCGCTTCAATTTTCCACCTGATGGAAATTACAGTGCCTTTTGCTTTTCTGGTATTGAGGCTGTTGGTGCGTGTTGGTCTGGCACTGCTGAGGCTCATTTTCTGTCCCGATAGGCCTGACCCGAGGACTGttgtagaggaggaggaagatgagacgCGAGTGCCATTTAATACTTTAGTCACCGAGCTATCTTGA